The Clostridia bacterium genome segment ACTACTATACCGCAGTAATGTGGGCGGCGGGGCACGGTATAACGCTGGGCGCTTCCGACGGCAGGTTCGATCCCGACGGCTCCTGCACGCGCGCGCAGGCCGTAAGCTTTATTTACCGCGCGATGGGCGAGCCCAAAGCGGGGGCGAAAGCAAGCTTTTCGGATGTGAGCGCGGGAGCTTATTATTATAACGCCGTAATGTGGGCAAGCGGCGAGGGAGTGACCGTGGGCACCTCTAAAAATACGTTCAGCCCCGATAAGGTCTGCACAAGAGCGGAGATAATCACGTTCCTTTACAGAAGCTATAACGCATTTATGGCGTAATGAAGTAAAAGGG includes the following:
- a CDS encoding S-layer homology domain-containing protein, whose protein sequence is MKNNKKTALKSFVALALFAVLFFVSGFSAMGAGASFGDVSASDYYCDAVNWAVDMGITTGVSDTMFAPGETCTRAQMVSFLWRAVGKPKAGSNAPVFSDVSKSDYYYTAVMWAAGHGITLGASDGRFDPDGSCTRAQAVSFIYRAMGEPKAGAKASFSDVSAGAYYYNAVMWASGEGVTVGTSKNTFSPDKVCTRAEIITFLYRSYNAFMA